A window from Chitinophagales bacterium encodes these proteins:
- a CDS encoding PorP/SprF family type IX secretion system membrane protein, with the protein MIKKFLHSVIFTFSFVAVMAQDPHWSQFYIMPQSLNPALIGAFNGNYRISGIFRGQWNEVLRNESVPLFRTYSFAADFRTNRGFGKNDAFGFGGFYTGDKAGELKFGTNSGGLGISYHKSLDRRGNHFLTLGVQSEVFNRTIDYSQIKTGSQWDGAAYNPNLPAGEYLVDDNFLFWDISTGLMWYGRFNKRLNAYAGFSAFHLNSPAVSFLNVDTVRLNRKFVAHGGIRFPLKGRFDLQPKFIYMNQGQSHEFIAAADVRILFEERFPEGNNFRFGAMFRAVGGDTKSVWANKKGGKVLNAEAVVLTAGVDWNGISVGFAYDINVSELIAGSRSQGAFEIGLSYAGSWKKRKQQTIFCPRF; encoded by the coding sequence ATGATTAAGAAATTTTTACACTCGGTTATTTTTACTTTTAGTTTCGTGGCTGTAATGGCTCAAGACCCGCATTGGTCGCAGTTTTATATTATGCCACAATCATTGAATCCGGCACTCATTGGCGCTTTCAATGGCAATTACCGCATAAGTGGAATTTTCAGAGGTCAGTGGAACGAAGTGCTCAGAAATGAGTCGGTGCCACTTTTCAGAACCTATTCTTTTGCAGCAGATTTTAGAACCAACCGCGGTTTTGGAAAAAATGATGCATTTGGTTTTGGTGGTTTTTATACCGGAGATAAAGCCGGAGAATTAAAGTTTGGAACCAACAGTGGAGGTTTGGGAATTTCGTATCACAAATCTTTAGATAGAAGAGGAAACCACTTCCTTACTTTAGGTGTGCAAAGCGAAGTGTTCAATAGAACTATTGATTACAGCCAAATTAAAACCGGCAGCCAGTGGGATGGAGCTGCTTACAATCCAAACCTACCGGCAGGTGAGTATTTAGTGGACGATAATTTCTTGTTCTGGGATATTTCAACCGGCTTAATGTGGTATGGTCGCTTTAATAAGCGCTTAAATGCCTACGCAGGTTTCTCTGCTTTCCACTTAAACAGTCCTGCGGTTTCTTTCTTAAACGTAGATACTGTTCGTTTAAACAGAAAATTTGTAGCGCATGGCGGTATCCGTTTTCCTTTAAAAGGCAGATTCGATCTTCAACCTAAATTCATTTATATGAACCAAGGCCAAAGCCATGAATTTATAGCTGCAGCAGATGTAAGAATTTTGTTTGAAGAGCGCTTTCCGGAAGGAAACAACTTCCGCTTCGGAGCTATGTTTAGAGCGGTAGGTGGCGATACTAAATCTGTATGGGCAAACAAAAAAGGCGGTAAAGTTTTAAATGCCGAAGCTGTTGTTTTAACTGCAGGTGTAGATTGGAATGGCATTAGCGTAGGTTTTGCTTACGACATCAACGTGAGCGAGTTAATTGCAGGCTCACGCAGCCAAGGTGCATTTGAAATTGGTTTAAGCTATGCCGGCTCTTGGAAAAAACGTAAACAGCAAACTATTTTCTGCCCTCGATTCTAA